AGTGTTGTTTACAAGGGACGAACTCTTCTGTTTGAAGACCAGCTCACTGTGGGAAATGCCTCATTTAGACTGAGTGGTGTGCAGCTgagtgaccagggcccatacaccTGTGATGTGATGGATGAACAGGGAAGCACCCAGGAAAAGCTACAACTTTTAGTGGCAGGTAAGTTCCATTGTTGCTCCATCTATATTGTATAGTATAAATAATAACTGCCCCTACAAAAGTATTTCTAATATTTCAAACCAGCCCCTTATGATGAGACCAGGATATCTGCCCAAGCCACTTGTGATGGCTTCATTGTCACCCTCCATGCCTCTCAGGGGTTTCCCCAGCCAGAGGTAATGTGGAAAGGTGTGATGGACAGTAACACCACTACGGAGTTGGACAGCAGGGGGCACTATGAGCTGGAGAGTGAGGTGACCCTGAGGCTGAACAGCACACTGACTGTTACAACTGAGACTGAGGGTTCTGGACCAGAGTTTCACCAAGTATCTCATACTCCACCTACCACCAGGTAAAATATCAGGGTTTCAGAGTTTGTTCCTTGATTCAATGTTGTTTTCAGATACTTTTAACATTTGTTTACAGTTCTTTTGGAGTTgggtattttttttattgggtATTTTGGATTATTGATCATACAGTACATGTGTTCTTATTATCATTCTTCTGGTGTAGTTTGTACCTAGTCCATT
The sequence above is drawn from the Salmo salar chromosome ssa05, Ssal_v3.1, whole genome shotgun sequence genome and encodes:
- the LOC123743144 gene encoding V-set domain-containing T-cell activation inhibitor 1; this encodes MENQWWSTVITMGEISWKDSVVYKGRTLLFEDQLTVGNASFRLSGVQLSDQGPYTCDVMDEQGSTQEKLQLLVAAPYDETRISAQATCDGFIVTLHASQGFPQPEVMWKGVMDSNTTTELDSRGHYELESEVTLRLNSTLTVTTETEGSGPEFHQVSHTPPTTSVP